The window atttttagtatatatgttaagtaaaagtaaacggagtgaataaataatttgagataattatttttaataacgATAACTATTAATATGAGATGGAGGGAGCGAAGCCTTGTATGCTAAGACGTGCCAAATGCGTAATTCGAGATTGTCCTATGGGAAATATGCAAACCAACAATTGATTGATATCTTGGAAACAGAAACAATAGATACTTCGTCCGGTTCAAAATAAGATTTATTAGCTGTTTTTATACAGattaagaaatttattttttaatattaattagtaataagattaattatattaatatttactatctttTCACATAAATACTCCTAATATATACTGCAACACTATATACTCCAAGgacaatataaaaaaaataattaattcattcttaaaatttgaaaaaattatttattttgtcaTTATCAAGACTTTggtaataacaaaaaaataattagTACATCTCTTTTGAAACTTCCAAAGCATCGAGTATTGCATAACACGTAAACAAATGTCATTATGTTGTAGCAGTAAGTGTGTGAATGTGAACAATATATAATTCTTGGAAAGTATGCTGAAACTCTTCTTGGATTGGGCATCTAGTCAATTTTGAACATTCCAGATTTTAAGTGGCctaattttaaaattctaaaaaaaagtaaaaaaaaataataaaaaaaattagagttacgtttggacataaatataattttgagttatttttgaagttttgcgagtgatttgagtgaaaattttggaaaacagcaaattgaaaaattccaaaatgcatcttcaaggtgaaaattgaaaatcataTGAACAAACGCAGATTTTCAATAAAAAATCATCTTTTTTGGAAAGAAGGAAAATtctatgtccaaacgggctctaagtcgCCAAATTTGAACGGCATTGTTTCGATTAAAATAACAATATTTTAgaattataatttaaaattataagttTGGTTTTACAAATCAGAATTGTAATTCGGATAAATAATGTCACTTTTTATTTGAGATAAATTATATCTAAGATTTTTaggataaaaataatattttaattttagccAACCAACTGCGAGATATATTAATTCCAAAATTTATACCGGGATAATTCACCTAACTCCTTGAATGAGTTATTCTGATATAAAATTCAGAATTAATAAGTTTATTCTATGTTTGATTGAGGGCTTTATCTAAATGGGTTATAAATAATCTTGATTATAATCAGAATTATAATACTGATTATTATTCCAGAATTATAATCCTGATTATTTCCCTAGAATAACTTGATGTTGAACCAAACTACCCCTTATTATACTCCCTTTGATCCTCATCTATACCCTATTTTATATGGCATGCTTTAATATATCTCAAAAATaatgtaatttttttatatttagaaatatttaaacttgtaaaattttaaatttattcttAGAGAAATTATTTACCCCTTGTAccaatttgaaaattttattttgtgtctcatataACTGACATTAATTGTATAAGACTCATTTTTGTCTCACAATTTTGTGGACCCAAATTTTTGTGgacccaaaaatataaaattggggtccacaaatttgtgagacaaaaatgAGCCTCATACAATTAGTGTCAGTTGtacgagacacaaaataaaactcaacgtCCCCATGACTAGCACCGTCACGATTCAGGAGCATTATTAAGCTATAACTAGCCTTACTAGCTAGCTTGTGAAAAACTGTCAATCAACTTACTACAGACACTAGTCTATCAAGAAAATTTAACGTAAACTCAATTTTTACACCACATTATTTATCATTATTGATTATAAAATTAAAGTTAAAATATGTATCAAAAAATCAATTAAGTAGTAACAACTTGTATGAAGCACATATTACAATTTATATGTGTCACAATCCGGAATTTTCACCGTCGGGAttgtgatagcgcctaacatttcacttgctaggcaagccaacattagcgATTATTAAGTCAAGTTCTTAAATCTTTCAGTGATTAACAACAATTAAGCCATaacaagtttaaaaaaaaaatgcgAAAATCCATAACAATCTTAATGTTTATACACAACTACCtagaatctggagtcacaatccacgaacttctaagatttaacTACAAGTAATTTGTGTGAAGGAAATATAactgtttttgataaaaatgaaatagtaaagagaatgtatagaaggggacgccaCAGGACTACCTTGGGCCTCCTATAAGATGAAGCCAACAGCTAAACTCAGGATCAACTCAGTCTagcaccaaaatctgcacagaaagtgcagagtgcagagtgcaatatcagtagaaccgatcccatgtactggtaagtgtcgagtctaacctcggcaaagtagtgacgaggctaggacaagacaccacAAAATAAACATGTGCAATATAACAATATATACACCAATAACAACAATAGCATAAACGAGACAAGTAATATTGGGAGGGGAGACATGCCGAGGGGATCACAAGATAAAGAATCAAAGCAGTGATGGACTTGATCAACCAATATGCCTTGAATAGATAGAAACAAGTAAACACGTAAAGGAAACTGCATAGCATCAgcttttgtgcttttactctcaatctcatcATATGAAacaatagaaacgacacgacatcacccttcgtgcattaactctctaataacatggcacgacatcacccttcgtgcatcaaCACTTACAATttgacacagcatcacccttcgtccattatcactcacaaaacatggcacgacatcaccattcgtgtattaacactctccctcaccaaaacaatgaacagtaataacagggagatagaaatgacaatagcaagtcttacttcaacatttgattcCATAATACCACCTCAattttgagtcaatactcaatcaataTACCAAGgtccgtaaacatgataaaaaTGCTCAACATAATGAGTagctagtctaaacatggataatatGATCAAGAAAAGCAATAATTACAAGAATAACACTCACTCGCATGCTATAACTTGGCAGCATCgcatatgtactcgtcacctcacctatacgttgtaTCTAACATTCAAAAACATAGCAAATAAGCAAATAATACTTAATCCCTCAAGcaaaggttaaccacgacacttacttcGCTCCAACagccaaactcaaagctcaaccgcAAATTTTCCCTTCAAACAAGCCTCCTGACCAataaaatctagcaaattaccaaccaaacgattcaatttAAGCATAAGGAACTACATacgattgcaaaagattcaatttatgCCTTTTTGAAAAATTCAACACCCGTGCCCGTttggtccaaactcgaaattcagaccaaaaccaattAACCATTTACCCTCGAGCCCagatatataattgattttgaattCCGACCTCAATTTtgtttaaatccccaaattttgaaatccctagtttctacccaaaatccccaattccactATGAAAACCTTAggttttaggttgaaatcttgtaaaatgaagtgaaagattgaaaaaaaTTAGTTTAAAATCGCTCACCAAggttttggggaagaaatggtcttcgAAAAaccgcctcttgtgttttaggttttaAAAATTTGAGGAACGggagaaaaatcccgtctaagtcactTTTGCACAAatgcaaatgtcgcatttgcgatatgggCTTCACAAATTCGAAGCCCACAAATGCGAAgtgccatcgcaaatgcgaagcccttcATACTTCtgttgccttcgcaaatgcgaaggtttgttcgcaaatgcgaacatcccACTTCATAATTGCGACagaaatgatcgcatttgcgatcatgcCCTCCCTTGactcacttcgcaaatgcgaagtttttcTCACAATTGCGAGGACTGCCTGGCCCAGctactcttcgcatttgcgatgagtagctcgcaaatgcgaactccgatctcgcaaatgcgagatcataGCCCAACACCAGAACTGGAACACCAGCAACatctctaagtccaaatttcactccgtAGTCTATCCAAGACTCACctaagccctcggggctccaaaccaaacatgcacacgagtcttaaaacatcatacgaacttgctcgcgcgatcaaatcgccaaaataacacctagagctataaatttagtaccaaatcaaatgaaattctcaagaagactttaaattttttattttctcaaccggacgtccgaatcacgtcaaaccaactcatttactcaccaaatttcacagacaagtcacaAATAGGGTATTGGAGCGATACCGaattccgaaactaaaatacggacccgatatatAAAAAATCAAACCTTGGTCAAACATCTCTATTTCATTAagtctttaactttcaaatttcgacaAAGTCCGATATCTCATGTTAGAGACTTCCgattttgattccgggcatacgcccaagtctcaaattatGATATGGACCCATTAGAATCGTCAAAAAAGAATTCGggttcgtttaccaaaaatattgcccgaagtcaactcaaaggaagtttttaggcaaaatttcttatttttatcaacttttaacataaaagcttttcggaaacacgCCAGGACTGTACACGTAAATCGaggaggataaaaatgagatttttaaatCTTAAAAGCATAGAGTTGAGTTCttaaacataagatgacctttcgggtcaagAAAATTAAAGTTAAAATATGTATCATTTTTACATATCAAGAAACTTTAACGTAAACTCAATTTTTACACCACATTATTTATCATTATTGGTTATAAAATTAAAGTTAAAATATGTATCAAAAAATTAATTCAGTAGTAACAACTTGTATGAAGCACATATTACAATTTATATGTTTATTAATAAGTTGGTGTAAATATATCAGTAAGTTTTCCCCCTAACTCATTTGGTACTCCACTACTCCTAATAACTTACTCTCTCCGCCCCCCataaatgaaaatcacaacaataaacAGTACActcaggacatggcgcgacttaggattactgaggacatggtcCTTGACAGgaaattatggaggtcgagcattaaagtTGTAGGTTAGGGAAAAGTTATGAATATTtttacagcacaatagagtgagactagccagttaggagttagactaagaatgtcattggtcgtctattgatgcaggactttacctgctagtttttactataccaaccatctatttcgtatttcgtattttgtatttcatatctcttatattgctgttattttattatgcatttttatgatACTAATATATCGACTCCTGTTGTTTTTTGAGCCGAAGGTCTCctgaaaacagtctctctacccttcgggataggagtaagatctgcgtacatattaccctctccAAACCCCACCTGTGAGATTATACTGAGTGGtcgtttttttttgttgtaaCCAGTACACTCGTGCAATGGTGACAAAAATTATACAATAAGTATTTTCTTGCATGAAACAGTTAAACATATGGTGCAAAAACTCATTTACTCGAGTCGTGTCATGCAGTGACTATTTTCTAGTACACGTGTCACCTTCTAATCACTACACACAAaaccacgacccaaaatccaacacTAGCACCTCTGTCTCTCACTCTCTTCATTACCCTTTTGTTGGTAATTGTACAAAGAAGAATTTCAAGAGATCTTGTTCAACTTTGGTTCTGATAAGTCTCTGTAATATATATTTCTCTGCCCAATTTAGAGGCTAagtatttttgttgttttgacaacaaaaaaaaaaacactaaaatGAAGGTTTGTTCTACTACTTATATTGCTTTTTCGAAGTATTTTCTTGGAGATATACATTATGGTCACTGTATTTTTTAGCTCAATCTTGAAAATGGAAGTTTGTTCTACCTTTGGTTTTAATTAGTTACCAAGTTAATATTTCGTTGGATTTTACAAATTCTAATTAATAGTACAACTAAGAAGAATtcttgaaataaaaataatatgtttGCACCAAGAACTGTTCTTGAAATTCCTAGTTCTTTTCTTAAATCTTGATAAGTATTTAAAGGGTCCTTGGTTTTCGCTAAATATTGAGGATTCTTAAAATTGTGGAAGCAAAATGTCATGCATGTGTTTAATTTAGTAAGTTTGTAGATGTAGTAATCATGATAATTAGTGGACTTTTAGTGGATAGTAATGTAGTTAAATTTTTGGTTAAAGTAAATTTTGATGCTCATAAATCATGCTAGTGTTGGTGTTGTGTGTTGAGTTAGTTAATTTTGAAGCTTCTAAATATATGAACATTTTGTAGTATTTGGTTAATGTGTGAAAAAATTGAAACaaatgtgttttttttttaattttctctatTGGTATATATAAATTTGTATAAGAACTATGCAACATTATCTTGAAGTCTTAACTCATACCCTATGTAAAAAGTTGTTACTCTAGCCATGTAGTTTAACCTGTTACAGTAGATTGTTATTGgggaaaatgatattgtatagtcTAATTTAACCTGTTACGGTAGATTGTTATTGgggaaaatgatattgtatagtcgctctcaaaaataatagccgaaaaatttatatttcttttttgtCTATGTATACATTTCTATATgtaatatacaaattttatacacttatGCGGCGTCCGGGTGGACTTTTACTGCGTCCGGGTGGACGTAGTAGATTGTTATTGGGGAAAATGACATTGTACCACTagcaaaataatagccgaaaaatgtatatttttttgtatatatatacacacacatttcTTTATGtttctatacaaaaaatataccaAGTTTTATACATTTTTGCGgccgcgggctaaaagtgatcttTGCCTTTTGTTATTGTAGATTGTAGTTAGTAATTCCACTTATAATGGCTAGGTACAAGTAGGTATTCATTTACACAGTCAGTGTATAGAAGTTGAACTTGAAAATGTGTTAACAAAAGTAGTACTATTGTATGTTATGCATGTGAAGGTTCATGAGACTCGATCTCAAGCGCACGCAGCGGGTGACGAGAGGAAGATGACAAGGAAGCAGAAGGCGGAAACTAAGAGCCAAGATTCTGCCTCACCAAAGAAGGCAAAAACAGAGGAAGATAATGGCCAAGAAGGAGAAGAATCGATGGTCGATATCAGAGCTGAGTTTGAGAAGTTTTGTAAGGCTCTATCTGAGCATCTTTCCATCAAGCAAATGCGCGAAATTCTCGAAGCGAATGGCCAATATTATTCGGGGGATGATGATGCTGTTGTTCCTAGATGGTAAGTAAATCCAGTTTGTATCATAATGACAGCATAGGTTACACCAGTTTAGTTGGAAGCTGACTAATTTTTAGCATGTTAGTACATTCACTTTAGGTCTAGTATGTTAGGcttattataaatttatatatattagaaAATGTTACTGCTTTTTTGACTTTTTCACTATTGCGTTTCTTTACCTTTTCTGTTGTGCTTGGTTATGCATGCTTGGTTTGACCAACTCCGAGCAATCTTAGTATTGGTGGGGGTTCGACCGAGTGTCTAtgggaaacaatctctctacctcCCAAGGTAGTGAGGGGTAAGggtgcgtacacactaccctctcaggccctacttgtgggattatactgggtatgttgttgttgttgttctagaAAATCTTGAGAACTTAGAGTGCTAGAGAAACTAATTTCATATGATATTGGACGAAAATGGGCTTAAATGGAACAATGTCACTAGTGAAGAGTCATATAGCCGGCCCCGACTTGCTTGGATTAAGgtgtagtggtagtagtagtagtagctgttgttgtatcTAATTATAGTATAAGTGAAGGAAGATTCTGTACTAAAAGCAGACTGATGGATGTAATTTCCATTATATACTGAAATTTTTCTTTAGTAGATGAATGTGTGGTTTATTGTGATACTTGTATATGCTCATCCCCTCCCCTTCTCTTGGACAGTCAAGACATAATGTTCTACGGGCCACTAGACAACTGTCCGATTTGTGGTGGCATGTTGGAATGCTCCGGCGACCGTTATCACTGCGTTGGAGATTACAGCGAGTGGTCGAGTTGTATTTACAGCACGAGCGAACCACCTCGAAGAGAAGACACTCTTAGATTCCCTAAATCTGTTGAAAGTACTCCAGTCTCTGATGTAATGTGCTAaacttatcttttcttttcttgatgtAAGACTGGAAAATCGGGCAAAAAATTGACCATCTCTTATATTGTAATAGCTGATCAAGAAACGTGGAGACCCGAAGAAGAACCGCCCACCAAGGAAATATTCTGCCCCGAAAAAACCATTTGATGGAATGATGATATCTCTAGCTGGTCGTCTTACTCGAACCCATGTATGTACTTCTGTTCTAATGATTTTGGCCTCATATTGTGTGGTTCTTGTGTTGCTAAGAGTTTGTATTCTGCACAGCAATACTGGAAATCAATAATCGAGAAACATGGGGGAAAAGTGAACAACTCTGTCATTGGTAATTCTCCAgtgtaattaattttgttatgaaATTTACTTATGTGGTTGCTTTCAAACTAAAATTGTTCCTTCTGACAGGGGTCGCAAGAGTGACTTGCTTGGTAGTTTCTCCAGCTGAGCGGGATCGCGGGGGCTCATCTAAAGTAGCTGAAGCTGTGTATGTATATTGAACTGACTCTGCATGAATTAGTCTTGGACTAATTATAGTGCCTTTCTATTTCGTAATGTTAGGCAGATGTGGATCCAGGATTTTAAACTTAAACATAGTGGCTTCACCGTGGAATCCATCACATTATTGCAATTATAGGTTCAAAACTATATAATCTTTTCGTTTCGAGAAGaatgaacctatttcctttctcattttttttttgaaaagaatgaCCCTTGTCTAAATTTGTAAATAATGTAATTTCAAGCTTCACATTTTACCCTTAATGTAGTCACACAAATATATGTGGAttgttttagaccacaagtttcaaaagtattTCATTGTTTCTTAAAACCCCGTGCCCAATCAAATAGGCGGTTCGTTCTTTCTGAAATTGAGGGAGTAGTACTTATTTGTTAAGTTTTCAGTGTTTACATATAGTTATCTATGCTATGTGTAAAACATTATTGGGTTCGGTTGAGCTCGTCGAGTTTATGTTGCATCCGCCTCTGATCTGAGGTATTATTGTCCCTCAGGGAGAGGAGTATACCAGTAGTGAGGGAGGCTTGGTTGAGTGATAGTATTGAAAAGGAACAAGCTCAGCCTTTAGCTGCATACGACATCGCCAGTGACATTGCTGTAGAAGGTAGAGGTATTCCACTTGATAAGATGGATCCAAGTGCGGAGGCGCTTGAGACTATAACAGCTGATGTATGCTTCCTCCTTTTCACATTTGCTACTTACAGTTGAGCTTTGTTTCAACTATTGTCTTCTGTTTATTGTAGCTAAAAGTTTTTGGAAAGAGAGGGGTGCACAAAGACACTAAAATGCAGGATGAAGGCGCGAGAATATTGGAGAAAGATGGATTATTGTATAATTGCGCACTGTCTGTTTGCAACCAAAAGAACCGAATCAACGAGTAATGCTCAAAAGTTCTCCTTTTTTTAAGTCCCTAATAGATGCCGCAGCTACTGATGAAGTGATTCTTTTAAATTGATGCAGTTTCTGTATTATGCAACTTATCATGTCGCCGGAGAATCGTTTGCACATGTACTGTAAAAAGGGCAGAATTGGTGATAGCATAAGAGCAGACAACAAGTTAGAGGAATGGGAAAATGTCGACGATGCGATTAAGGAGTTTGCTAGGCTCTTCGAAGAGCTAACTGGAAATGAGTTCGAATCATGGGAAAGGGAAAAAAAGATTCAGAAGAAACATCACAAGTTTTTCCCTATCGATGTCGTACGTCACTCTTCAAAATTCTTTGTTCGTCAGGAAACAGTAACATTGTGTTTGCCAAACATTAAGGCGTATATATGGTTAATAACTGCCGCTTTGGAATTCTATAGGATGACGGAGTAGAGGTTAGGCATGGAGCGCTCGGGCTAAGGCAACTCGGTTCTGCTGCTGCACATAGTAAGCTTGATCCGATGGTAGCAAATTTCATGAAAGTCCTTTGCAGTCAGGAGATCTACAGGTATTACGCTGTTCAAACTGGTGAcgatttctctcttttccttgaGCATCTGAAACAAACCTTAAGTGTTGTATATATGCCGGATGAAGGTATGCTTTAATGGAGCTGGGACATGATTCACCCGAAGTTCCCATCGGAATGCTTACTGATCTTCATTTGAAAAGATGTAAGTCTTTCTACGCATAGTGCATTGTTTACAGGTAACAAATGTATCGAGGTTTATTTACTTTTGCGCTACAGGTGAAGAAACTCTATTGTATTTTGTGGAGAAAGTAAAATCGATGAAGGAAACAGGACAGGCAGCAGAGGGTGTTTGGTATGAGTTCAGCCAAAGATGGTTCACTCTCATGCCATCTATTAGGCCTTTTACTTTCAGGGACTACACCGATCTCGCCGAGCATGTAAAAATCAtctctctgttttttttttcccttcaaaTCTTTAGCTTTATACATTAAGGTGTTTATCTTACTCTTTGCAAAATTTCAAGGCTGCATCTGCCTATGAAACTATTCGGGACGTCAATTTTGCATCACGCATTATTGAAGACATGTCTGGATCTACACTTGATGATCCTCTCTTCGAGCGTTACAAGAAACTCGGCTGCTTTGTTTCTCCTTTAGAGAAAGACTCAGATGACTACAAAATGATAGTGAACTACCTAGAGAAAACTTACGAACCGATCAGAGTCGGAGATATGGTAAGATTTATTCTCCCTCCAATCATCTCTTTCAAAGTTTGAATGTCCACTATGATCTGAACTGAAAAGAATTGCGCGTTTCACCAGAGCTATGGGGTCTCAGTTGAGAATATATTTTCTGTTGAAGTTGGTGCTTGCCCTTCTCTTGATGACATCAAGAAATTACCAAACAAAGTTCTTCTTTGGTGTGGTAAGTAATTTCTAACAGTTCAAAAGCTTATAGTTCTCTGCCATATAATTCTCGGTTGATGGTTGTGTTCACGACGACGAATGTTATTGTCGATCAGGTACAAGGAGTTCAAATCTTTTGAGGCACTTGCACAAAGGTTTCTTACCTTCAGTTTGTTCACTTCCCGTATCAGGATATATGGTAAGTACATACATTTCATAGAAGAATATGGTTTTTTGAACTATTTCTAGTTCACGTTTGCACTCACCGCTTGTATGTGTGCAGTTTGGAAGGGCTGTCGTTTGTTCGGATGCTGCAGCAGAAGCGGCACGATATGGTTTCACAGCTATAGACAGGCCAGAAGGTTTCTTGGTATTAGCTATTGCTTCATTAGGAGAAGAAATTAAGGAGTTCTCTAGTCCTCCTGAGGTATTAAAAGGATGCTATTGAAGACAAAGACTCTGAAAAGGTTTATTTTGTATTTGATCTGATTGTGTGATTTGTATTGTAAGCAGGATACTAAAGCATTGGAAGAGAAGAAAATTGGAGTAAAAGGACTTGGAAGGAAGAAAACTGATGAGAAAGAGCATTTTATTTGGAAGGATGATATTACAGTACCTTGTGGTAGGCTGATTCCATCAGAACACAAGGATAGTGTCCTCGAGTACAACGAATACGCCGTCTATGATCCACAACAGGTACTTTATATACATTTTTGGGAGTTCAACTTCTATACACAATCGGGGTACAATTTTGTTTTACACTAACTATCTACCTACACGATCTAAAGATGTCCGTAATAAGGGGTGTAGTAGCTTGAGTACTGTGGCATGTTATCTACTACAATAGGTTTAATATGTGGGGGCGGAAGGGGATCACCGAACACAGAGGTGGACCTATGTTATCAAGTGAGGGGTCACCGGCACCCAAAAAGTTCGATTTTCCTGAATACATATATATGTTTCTAGGAAATACTGATATATTAGTAGTGACACCCTGTATACAAACTAGATTTTGGTCGAAAGCAAAGATGCACTCCCGACCTTCAAATCTTGGGTCCGCCTCTAACCAAACATGTGTCAGAATTTTTGTTGTGTAaataaagtcaaattttggtTTGTTATATATTATCTTAGATGTTGAATACACTTCCTGGCATGCagacttttttcatttttcgaatCCCCGTGTGATATTTGACATGTTGCATCGTTCCTCTGTCTAGGTGAGCATAAGGTACTTGGTGGCGGTGAAATTCGACGAGCAAGGTGTAGTATATGATACAGCTGAAGCATAGCAATGAAGGAAAATGGAGCGGAGAATTGTTGTACATCCACATTTTGCCTATTCTCCTGTATTCGCTTCAGACTTCGGGAGTCGTTTGTTTGCTGTAGTTAAGAAGGCAATCACTGTATTTTGTGTATGTTGTTCATACTTTGCTTTTGTGGTAGATTTTGATCTTCTGTTCCTTTTTGTTACTTCAACCAAGTATGATCTTTGTAGTAATGTACCAAGTTTGATCaacatttttcttctctttctctgaAGTTCTGTTTATGTTTTTCGTGTCGCGGCTAGGTGTTATAATCTTGGCTGCTGCTATGTGGATATGGCTATTTCTCGGTTTAGCTTCTGCATATTTACAATGAAGATTCTTTTGAACACAATCTATAATAATGTAAGCTtaattttgtagaggataagatcgtttatatgttagtttttgtTGTTATTCTAGCTGAAGCATCTTTCTTCGGGATTTTATGTTTCtatttttattatgatttttgtggtgatactaatattttttccttctgtctttttgtttttttgagccgagggtctttcggaaatagtcTTTCTATTCCTTcggggcaggggtaaggtctacaCATATACTACCCGTTTCAGATTCTACTAATGAAATTTTACTGGGTTATTATTATTCTAGTTGAAATAAACATATACCATAGGTTTATTTTCTGTTTATTGCATGGGCCATGGAGGAGTAAATAGTCATATACCATAATTTTAAGTTGTAGGTCCAAAGTTCATctttttaaactaaaaaataaaatgacaaaccATGCGACAAGagatttaggggtcgtttggtagggtgcacaagaataatgctgaatagagtgtattagtaatgctgatATTAGTTATGTTTGCATTAATTATGCTGGTATTAGTTTGCTGACATATTTCTTACCCAttatttggtttgatgtattaaagcgttgtacaatttctaaaagaattgcttctttacaaaaatgccctcaaaaCCA is drawn from Nicotiana tabacum cultivar K326 chromosome 22, ASM71507v2, whole genome shotgun sequence and contains these coding sequences:
- the LOC107808865 gene encoding protein ADP-ribosyltransferase PARP3-like; the protein is MKVHETRSQAHAAGDERKMTRKQKAETKSQDSASPKKAKTEEDNGQEGEESMVDIRAEFEKFCKALSEHLSIKQMREILEANGQYYSGDDDAVVPRCQDIMFYGPLDNCPICGGMLECSGDRYHCVGDYSEWSSCIYSTSEPPRREDTLRFPKSVESTPVSDLIKKRGDPKKNRPPRKYSAPKKPFDGMMISLAGRLTRTHQYWKSIIEKHGGKVNNSVIGVARVTCLVVSPAERDRGGSSKVAEAVERSIPVVREAWLSDSIEKEQAQPLAAYDIASDIAVEGRGIPLDKMDPSAEALETITADLKVFGKRGVHKDTKMQDEGARILEKDGLLYNCALSVCNQKNRINDFCIMQLIMSPENRLHMYCKKGRIGDSIRADNKLEEWENVDDAIKEFARLFEELTGNEFESWEREKKIQKKHHKFFPIDVDDGVEVRHGALGLRQLGSAAAHSKLDPMVANFMKVLCSQEIYRYALMELGHDSPEVPIGMLTDLHLKRCEETLLYFVEKVKSMKETGQAAEGVWYEFSQRWFTLMPSIRPFTFRDYTDLAEHAASAYETIRDVNFASRIIEDMSGSTLDDPLFERYKKLGCFVSPLEKDSDDYKMIVNYLEKTYEPIRVGDMSYGVSVENIFSVEVGACPSLDDIKKLPNKVLLWCGTRSSNLLRHLHKGFLPSVCSLPVSGYMFGRAVVCSDAAAEAARYGFTAIDRPEGFLVLAIASLGEEIKEFSSPPEDTKALEEKKIGVKGLGRKKTDEKEHFIWKDDITVPCGRLIPSEHKDSVLEYNEYAVYDPQQVSIRYLVAVKFDEQGVVYDTAEA